In one Silene latifolia isolate original U9 population chromosome 10, ASM4854445v1, whole genome shotgun sequence genomic region, the following are encoded:
- the LOC141607206 gene encoding uncharacterized protein LOC141607206, whose amino-acid sequence MDDPHYIHHSDTLSNKLVATPFDGTGFGGWKRAMLTALSAKKKVGFIDGTIPRPSSTAATALLWQRCNDTVLSWILNSVSPEISKSILFSSTARVAWVELEERFGQSNGAQLYGVQKKLNDFSQGNDNIGSYFTKLKTIWDEIDGMGMNPVCVCTCTCGAKDKQLKFQEDQ is encoded by the coding sequence ATGGATGATCCACATTATATACACCATTCTGATACTCTAAGCAACAAATTGGTTGCTACTCCTTTCGATGGTACTGGTTTTGGTGGCTGGAAGAGGGCAATGCTGACTGCTTTGTCTGCAAAGAAGAAAGTGGGTTTTATTGATGGCACTATACCCAGACCTTCTTCCACTGCTGCAACTGCTCTACTTTGGCAAAGATGTAATGACACTGTTCTTTCTTGGATTTTGAACAGTGTTTCTCCAGAGATatcaaaatcaattcttttcagTAGTACTGCAAGAGTTGCGTGGGTAGAGTTGGAAGAAAGATTTGGACAGTCTAATGGAGCTCAATTATATGGAGTTCAAAAGAAACTCAATGATTTCTCCCAAGGCAATGACAATATTGGATCATATTTCACTAAACTCAAGACAATCTGGGATGAAATTGATGGTATGGGCATGAATCCAGTCTGTGTTTGCACATGTACTTGTGGTGCAAAGGATAAACAACTCAAATTTCAAGAAGATCAATGA